The proteins below are encoded in one region of Chrysemys picta bellii isolate R12L10 chromosome 4, ASM1138683v2, whole genome shotgun sequence:
- the LOC101932563 gene encoding acyl-coenzyme A amino acid N-acyltransferase 1-like gives MIQLRVTPESSLADMPVRIHVSGLAPTQLVTLQLSLTDERGVHFQARAFYRADEAGEVDVEQAAATGGDYVGVWPMGLFWFLKPEKLFHRLMKRDVMSSPFCFQLDLFDSCQLLPSPQVVPLATCTVERWYVGPGVERVPIKEGRIRGALFLPPGPGPFPGVIDMFGGAGGLIEFRASLLASRGYAVLALAFFGYDDLPRVLAEVDLEYFEEAANLLLKHPKVKGPGLGVIGVSKGAEVTLAMAAFLEQVVAAVWINGTGFLNGTPLRYKGVHIPHIPYCPERLLITEMGVLDNYHVFKDPRDPAHAAAAIPVEKAQGEVLFVVGEADRNFNSKLFAEMAIERMKSHGKKNYTLLSYPGAGHLIEPPGSPLCSISLIRGSPKPVHWGGEPEPHAKAQEHSWQEILNFLDRCLVSPSNL, from the exons GGGTGCACTTCCAGGCCCGAGCCTTCTACCGGGCAGACGAGGCTGGGGAGGTGGACGTGGAGCAGGCGGCTGCCACGGGGGGCGACTACGTGGGTGTCTGGCCCATGGGCCTCTTCTGGTTCCTCAAGCCGGAGAAGCTCTTCCACAGGCTGATGAAACGGGATGTGATGAGCAGCCCCTTTTGCTTCCAACTCGACCTCTTTGACTCCTGCCAGCTTCTTCCCTCACCTCAGGTGGTGCCCCTGGCCACTTGCACCGTGGAGAGGTGGTACGTGGGCCCCGGAGTGGAGCGTGTCCCGATCAAGGAGGGCCGGATCCGAGGGGCCCTATTCCTGCCCCCTG GGCCAGGCCCCTTTCCGGGGGTGATCGACATGTTTGGCGGGGCCGGCGGGCTCATTGAGTTCCGAGCCAGCCTGCTCGCCAGCCGGGGCTACGCCGTACTGGCGCTGGCGTTCTTTGGCTATGACGACCTGCCACGGGTGCTGGCAGAGGTAGACCTGGAGTATTTCGAGGAAGCAGCCAACCTGCTCTTGAAACACCCCAAG GTGAAAGGCCCAGGCCTCGGAGTGATCGGGGTGTCCAAAGGGGCCGAGGTCACGCTGGCCATGGCTGCCTTCTTAGAGCAGGTGGTGGCTGCCGTCTGGATCAATGGCACAGGATTCCTGAATGGCACACCACTGCGTTACAAAGGGGTCCACATCCCCCACATCCCCTACTGCCCTGAGCGGCTGCTCATCACAGAGATGGGGGTCCTGGACAACTACCACGTCTTCAAGGACCCCCGGGACCCGGCCCACGCAGCTGCCGCCATCCCTGTGGAGAAGGCTCAAGGGGAGGTGCTCTTCGTGGTGGGAGAAGCCGACCGCAATTTtaacagcaaactgtttgctgAGATGGCCATAGAGAGGATGAAGAGCCACGGGAAGAAGAACTACACCCTGCTCTCGTACCCCGGAGCCGGGCACCTGATCGAACCGCCGGGGTCCCCACTGTGCAGCATCTCACTGATCCGGGGGAGCCCCAAACCTGTGCACTGGGGGGGTGAGCCAGAGCCCCATGCCAAAGCTCAGGAGCATTCCTGGCAGGAGATCCTGAACTTCCTTGACCGCTGTCTCGTATCCCCCAGCAACCTGTAA